The Chloroflexi bacterium ADurb.Bin180 genome contains a region encoding:
- the sugC_2 gene encoding Trehalose import ATP-binding protein SugC: protein MATIVLKDLVKKYGDVEAVKGINLEIRHKEFFCFLGPSGCGKTSTLRVIAGLEDITAGEVWIGDRKVNGLAPADRDVSMAFETYALYPPLTVRENLAFPLAARGATKEAIANKVAEVARILDLSDVLDKKPDQISGGHQQRVSLGRCIIRSPNAFLFDEPLSHVDSKARRQMRGEIRRIQLSLGITSLYVTHDQSEALALADRVMIMNAGEIQQVGTPDEVYDRPANLFVADFVGEPPFNLLDCRLVKEDGVSRFRLDKGGFSLRVPDRLLPLLADHGDQVLKLGIRPMYIVPRLTQPEERTVAGKVYVFENLGEEGVLTVDVAGDLVRVTTTPDFRGKSGDPVWLDMDTSRVHVFDPVTTRNITLD from the coding sequence ATGGCAACCATCGTTCTGAAGGATCTTGTCAAAAAGTACGGTGACGTCGAGGCTGTCAAGGGCATCAACCTGGAGATCCGCCACAAAGAGTTCTTTTGCTTCCTGGGCCCTTCGGGCTGCGGAAAGACGTCGACCCTGCGCGTGATCGCCGGGCTCGAGGATATTACCGCCGGTGAAGTGTGGATAGGTGACAGGAAGGTCAACGGACTGGCACCCGCTGACCGCGACGTCTCGATGGCTTTTGAGACCTATGCTCTCTATCCGCCTTTGACGGTTCGCGAAAACCTGGCCTTCCCATTGGCGGCTCGCGGCGCCACTAAAGAGGCAATCGCGAACAAGGTCGCCGAGGTCGCGCGTATCCTGGACCTCAGCGATGTGCTGGATAAGAAGCCGGACCAGATCAGCGGCGGGCATCAGCAGCGGGTGTCGCTGGGCCGCTGCATCATCCGTTCGCCCAACGCGTTTCTGTTCGACGAGCCGCTCTCGCACGTGGACTCGAAGGCGCGCCGCCAGATGCGCGGCGAAATCCGGCGCATTCAGCTCTCGCTGGGCATTACCTCGCTCTATGTGACCCATGACCAGTCGGAAGCACTGGCCCTGGCCGACCGGGTGATGATCATGAACGCGGGCGAGATCCAGCAAGTCGGCACACCGGACGAGGTCTACGACCGTCCGGCCAACCTGTTCGTGGCCGACTTTGTTGGCGAGCCGCCATTCAACCTTCTGGATTGCCGGCTGGTGAAGGAAGATGGTGTGAGCCGGTTCCGCCTGGACAAGGGCGGGTTCAGCCTTCGCGTACCCGATCGGTTGCTGCCTCTCCTTGCCGACCACGGCGATCAAGTGCTCAAGCTCGGCATCCGACCGATGTACATCGTTCCGCGGCTCACTCAGCCCGAAGAGCGGACCGTAGCGGGCAAGGTGTATGTGTTTGAGAATCTGGGCGAAGAAGGCGTGCTCACCGTGGACGTCGCCGGCGACCTGGTGCGTGTCACCACCACTCCTGACTTTCGGGGCAAGTCCGGCGACCCGGTGTGGCTCGACATGGACACGAGCCGGGTGCACGTGTTTGATCCCGTTACCACGCGCAATATCACCCTGGACTGA